Below is a genomic region from Apodemus sylvaticus chromosome 14, mApoSyl1.1, whole genome shotgun sequence.
TAATTCTGAATGACCAGAGCCTAAAATAATGCccttatttatttgattatttaaatGACTTCCCCTAGTTTATAAAGCCAACAAATCTAAAGAGGATTCTACAAGTTACTCCAAATTACAATGCCATGACCTTAAATTATCCCATAAATCTTGATCAAATCAGCTACTAAGGGAATGAGCTCTCACACACATCTTTTTGTCAGTAACCAGTGGCTCTCAGAGGGTCACTCAGAACATTGCAATGGGCACGGCAGGAACAGATCAGTCTGCAGGAGGCACAGGACAAGTGTTACTGATTCTTTGTACAGTACACGACAGAATACAATCACCTCTGGAAATCTACATCTTGGCTTTCCCAAATTAACCTTGAGAGACTATAGCAATGATCTTCCCTCAGCTAATAACTCCTTAgtgaagagaaaaatcaaagtgcTAACTCCCCCTGAGTAGTCAGCTGAAgggaaaagcacaaacaaaccaAGAGTTGGTGGCCCACAAAAGTTACTGCTTGCAAAATATTTAGACAGAATCACTGCCAGAACTGTTGGTGACTCTTCCCTGTGGGACTTCTGGGAAGACTGTCACCTCCCATCTAATAATCACATAGCACAACTTGTCACTCACAATTAAAATACTTATTGTAAGAAAAACACTTAAAGGTGTTGAGACTTGTTGAAACTAATTTGCACAAACAACATGTGAAGGTAAATTATATCTCAAGTACCTTGCTTAAGTTGTTTTTCCACTTGCTTGAATAGACCACTAAATCTGATTTTGAATGGGTGGTTATTGCTTGGCAATACAGTGACTTTCCAGTCTTCTGTTTAGAATTAAGAAGAGAAAGAGCAACTTTTGTAGGCAAACCAAGTGGATTTGGGTTACTGGAGCTCACTGTCCACCCCGTATAGGCTGAAGTTCTCTGGCCATTCTGAGCCACGGGCAATGCCTTCTGTCTTAGCAGGTAACACCATGTAAAGCTAGTTGCAGTCTTGAGGCTGGGGAATGACGGCTGTTGAGTGTCAGAGCTGCTCACTAATGAAAGTTCAGGAACTGGAGGCTGCCTCTGCCCCTGGATGACTTTGTCTTCCTCATGTTTAACCCCTGGTGACCCCTTTTCCTGGTTGTTGTCTATAGATTTCAAAGGCAAAACACAGGCACTTTCCAATGGGGCGGGTGAATTTCCCACTGGAGGAGTCAGCGATGTGGACAACTTGGTGTTTTTAAACTCCTGCAATTCATTGACATGGTCCGTCACTGCAAACGTAGAGGGTCTGGATAACAGGTTATCAGCTGGTAAAACCTGAGTCAAATTAGCATTCTCGCTGCTCCTTCCAGAGGCAGAACAAGTGTCCTGCTCCGCTGCCGCTCCTTCAAGGGGCTCCGTGGTGCAGAGTTGCCTTACCAGTACTGGCTTCTTTTGTTTGTGACTCTCACTAGCTCTCGAGCTTGGCAGCTCCAGGGGTCTTAGGTTTGTGCTACAAACCTCTCCATTCTCATCTTTAGCCCGCTTCTGATGCTTTTCCATGGCAATGTCTAAACTGTTGGCTGGGGAGAGCATCCTTTTGCTCGAGGCTGAGGATTCTTGTTGTGGGGAGAGCCTACCAACAGACATCTTCTGAACCATCAGTGAGGACTCGGAAACTGGAGCACTTTGGCCCATCTCTGGGAGAACAGTTTTGCTTGCGAGGTCCTTCTCCGGTGTTGGCAATGCATTTTGGAGACAGTTCTGTGATTTTGGCATGGTACTTTGCTCTTCACTGACTGGCACTATGTTTTGATTAGTTTGGCAAACTGGCGTGTTGGACAGATCCTGAGTCACTAAGATCTGTGGCAGAGATGTGACAGTAGCGAAACAGTACACTGGGACACTCCTCTGTTGGGACACAGGCAACACAAAGGAAGGCAGCGGCGTCTGCACCTCCTCATTCGGTAGCCCATGCTCCAGCAGTGGCAGAGGGCAGGCTTTAGACATGGCATCGGCTGCTTTGGCTGACAGAACTACTGAAGCTGGGTGAGGAGCTGCTCCGGTTTGATCTGGAGGAACGTGATTAGGTAAAGGACGGGAAGGGCTAGCCGAGCAAGCCTGGCCTGAAGTGAATGCTTGACACTGAAGCTGATACTTGGGAGCAAAGCTACCCTCACCTGTTGAAGACACGCGTGCAGTAGTGGGTGGTGTGCCCGGTGTGCCACCCTGTGCCGACactggcagaggcaggggtgTGGTTTGGTGACTAAGGGGTATGTTGGTTTTGTTTAGTAGGTGGGCACCAAACAGTTGTTGAGGAGGAAAGATGTCAGTAGAGCTGGAACTTGACATTTCTGTCTGAAGATCTTTAGCCAGGGTCTGGGAGTGCACTGTATGTGCAGGGCAGTCAGCAGAAGCCAGGTCGGGAAGCCTCGGGGCCTGAAATGGCATTGCATTCCCACTCGGGAGGACAATAGTTTGCAGAGCTGGTGTACTGCCAGGAGCTAGGTGACTATCCGGAGCTATGCTTAAAGATATCTGCCGGGTCAGGGGACCTCGCCGCCTTTCTAGAAGGGGCACATGCCCAGGGCCTCCAGCGGTGGACGGGGAGTTGGAGGGCTGTGATTCAACACGCGCTGGAGCTGCATGGGAAGGAGCAATGCTCCCACAGTCAAACGACTTACTTCTGAAATCGGAGATGTCCATCAGTGTGGGCCCACAACTGCTCTGCTCTGATGCTGCCCGCCTCATCTCCCTGGGGCTTCCGGGGACACTTAATGTGTTGGAACCCAGTGGGATCAAAAGAAACTCTGCTTTACTTGGTAAATCAATTTTGGGGGACAGCTCTACTTTAGAAATGTCTTCCACGTCTAGGGAGGCGGAGAAGCTGGATGCGCGCGATAAGCTACTCTCCCGGCTGAGACTCCGGGAGAGGGTGGACTCGAAGCTGGACTCGGCTGACGAGTGCTCTACCTCAGCCAGCCTAAGCCTTTTCTTTTTGGGTGGCAGTTTCTCTGTCGGCAGTTTTGACAAAGTTTCACTACGCTGAGGCCAAGTGAACGTCTCCAACTTTTCTTCGTCATGCCGCTGGACTTCCAGGTCCCGGTCTGGCTCTTCAGTGACCAGAATTTCTGGGACCTGGATATTGTGCTGCCGGACAAGTCTCAAGGGCTGCCCTAACACGTACCGTTCGCTTGGAGTCTTCCTAGCACTTTCCCGTGGCTCCCCTCTAAGGGTGTGTGACAGTGCGGCATCCCGAGGTGCGTGACCTTCCTCTGGGGACATCCCTATCACTTTCAGGGCCCCGGGCATACCAGCTCTGCCTAACTCCTGTAAAGAAAAGgtgatgcctccttccaagggCTCCAGCTTGTCGAATGAACTGGGCCTGCTCAGGGAGTTGGTGTGCTGGATGACAGAGATGCCACCCCCTTGTCTCTTCACCTCCATCTTGTCCTGAGCTGCAGAATTCAGCTGCTGTTCAACCACAGGACATTGCTTCAGGTGCAAGGCCTGTTCAGGGACCCTGGCCACAAGCTGGATGCCTCTCTGCGCCTGCTCACCTGCTGTGGCAGGGGCATGTTTGGATGGACTGGGAGCAGACCCCGGGACTGGCTGCAGCTGAAGTGTGTCAGCGCTTTCTGGAGACCGCCCACTCTCCCGTGGCTGCAGGTCCTCATCGTCGCCTAcgctcttcatcttcctcctttttcttatcTGGGGCGTCTGCTCCCACACACCTGTGGGAGCAGCGACTCTGTAGTGGAGAACCTGGGGCTGTGCCCCACCAGGTGCCGGGCCGTGCTCAGCCTCTCTCACAGCTGCCTTTGTTTTGGGCCCATGTAACTCTGAACAGTAAAATTTCTTATGATTCTCAAAATTCTCCAGTTTCCGGTACCTGTTCCGACACGTTTCACACTCAAACATGGTCCCTCGTCCTTGATGTGACTTCTTCTTCTCTGGGTGAGGGGTCTGTGCTGCTTTGCTCTGCACTGGCCCAGACTCACCAGAGGCTGGGCACCCTTGACAGCTCTCATCCAAAGACTGCCCAGAGCCCAGGTGATTCTCACTGGCTGTGGAGTCTTCCACTGCAGCCTGTCTGACCAGGGGACGGTGATGCCCACTTGGGGGCATGGATGGGTTGGGTCCCGACACAAAGACATCATCATAGAAGTTGCCAATTTTATCATCAAATGACTGGCTTCCTctcagagggggagggggaggaattATATTTGCAGGGATTGCTGAATATCCCGTGGTTGGCATGGAGTTACTTCTCGTGATAGGCAGGCAGTCCAGGGAAGGGACAGACAGGAGGAACAGCTGCTTTGACTTCTCGGTTGGGGTGAACGGGGACTTTGGTATATCAGAGCTGGAGCTGGTTCTCCGTCCCATTGGTTTTAGGTCAAACTGGAAGGAATCTTTGAATATGTATGATTTGGGGGAGTCAATGCTTCCCCGTCTAGAAAGCGATGTTCTCCGAGGCTTCACGCTATCCAGTTGCTTATCATCGACCAAGGCTTCGTTGTCTGAGATCAGCTTGGAAATCCTTTCCTCCAGAGTTTTGGTTGCCAAGGGTGGGCGCATCTGGCCTGTGACGACTGATGACTTCTCTGCGCTGGCCAAAGCAGGAGCTGGAGCACTGATTCGAGGCCCTGGGGGCCCACTGCTCTTAGCTGGGTCTGGGTCCATGGTGGCAAAAGTCCTGGCAAATGGAGTGGGCGGGCTCACGGCTTGGTCGGCACTCTCTGACCGTGAGAAGTAGCCAGAGTCCGTGCTTCCCAGGCTCCGGGGACTCAGCAGCAGCTTCCCCTGCTGCTCCTGGGGGTCATCTGTGGCCTGCTGTCTTTGGAGCTGCGCATGTGCTGTTCCGCTGTGAGGATCTGGCTTCCCTTCTGACTGAATCCCATCGCCTTTCTGAGGGCACGCCTCATCCGTCTCTAGGGATGACACAGCACCTGAATGTGACAGTATGCTTGCAACATGGCGGTCCCTCTGGCTCTGTGCACTAGGAAGTTCAGGCTTGGGACTGGCCACCTGAGGACTGTCAGTTTTTAAGGGGGGCACGCTTACTGGGTGGACCACAACTTTTGGTAACTCTGTCAGGGCTTGTGACTCTGAAGGTCTGTCCTGTGAAGAGAAGCCACTGACCACATGATCTGAATTGCTGGGGGTGGCCTTGGGTAAAGCTTCAGGATTTGACACCGCCTTCATCGCTTGCACAGGTTGTAGGGCCCTGACCCTCGGGTCGCTCTGTCTCCCGTCTCCAGGCCCCTCCTCATCGCTCTCCCCACTGTCTTCAATGTCCGAATGGACACTAAGTGCTTTGGGGCACTCCTGGGACAAGAACAAACCACCGGCCTCTGGTTGTAAGACAAGGCCCAGTTTGATGGTGTGTGCATGGGATTTCTTGTGCTTATATAGATTACTTTTAGTCTTAAATGAAAACCCGCAAGTCACACAGGGGTAGGGCCGCTCTCCAGTGTGGGAGCGGATATGCTTTAAAAGCACGCTGGGTTTTGCACATGCTCTATTGCAATACTCACAGATATATTTGCCTTGTTTTTTTGGCTTCTGATCTCGAAGAAGAAGACTGCACATTTGTTCTACACTTTGACTAACAACAGAAGCAACATGGGTTGAGCTGTAAATTGGCCCTGGGGGCGACTGTGTGGAAACGGCAGGGCTTACTGACAAAGGTGACACAGAATCCATTTGCTGGTGTGGAGGAGTGACCTGAGTTCTAGTGGAGGGCGAAGTGAGACCTATAGCGGGTGGCATTGCTATATTATAGACCGGCTCGAGTTTAGTGCTCTCGTGGGTGTGCAGGTTTGTCAATGATCCTGTTAAGCCCAGATGCCCCGGAAGCTGCTGATTCTGTTGGCTAAGTTTGGGAACAAGGTGATCATGTGGGCTGTACAGGTGAGAAGCACCCTGAGGCGCTACTTGCTCACTCTTTTGCGTGGAGGCCACATGTGCTGGGTGTGAGGTGCACGGAGATTGCGATTCAGCAACCAGTTCTGGGGACGGAGCATTTGGGGCATCCAGGGAACTGTTCTTTAATTTAGAAGGGGATCTTACAGTTTTATTTGGTCTCAATTTTTCTGTCTTAATTGCACAAGACGAGCCCTTTTGTGACAAGGTGCTCAATTCTGGCTCCATTGCTTTCAGTAAGACATCGAACGCGGTACTAGTATAGGAGGGGGGCGTGGTGCTACAGCACAGAGAGCTACATTCACTATTGTCAGTCCTGGTTTTACTGGATGAGGAGTTGGAGTCCCGCTGCCCATCAAGGCCGCTGAGCCTGGCTGGGTCTGAGCCCTCAGACCTCCATCTCCGCAGTTCTGACCGGTGGTGAGGAGATGTGGCTTTCTTTGGGGAGACTGAGTCCCCAGATTCTGAGGCCTTGGCAGTCATCCCCAGCGTTTCTCCATTTTGCTTGGTTAATTGCCTCTCCTGTCTAGCAGGGACACAGTTGTGTTTCTTATGAGACCCCGATGCGCTCGGGAGAACACTGAAGGACGGCTCTTCTAGGTTTTGCTTATGTTTTGTCTGAAGAGGATTCCTCAGGGGggattttggtatttttttcaggTGATTCTCAGCAACAATCTTTTTTCGTTTCACACCTTTAAGAGACTCTGAAGCTCCTTTAACGCCGACCTCTAAGACTTctgttaaaacaaaaaagaaaatcagttgaTAAAATTGTACATGTGTCATAATTGTTTAAAAACTAAGATTAATATCCAAAGGTGAGAAGCCTCCTTTATCAAAGATATTTCTTGAAAGTGTGGACATTTTAAGAAGATTCACAATCCAACTCCATAGAAACACCAATAGAGATCATGCCGAGCTCTCTGGAACACTCCGTTCCTTTCTGGAGGAACCCGGGTCATGGAACTATATCTTTCACAAGTGGGGAGTCCTCCCCACATTGCTCATCCAACCGCAGACTCTACTGACACCACACTCTGAGAAAGGCTGGCCAAGCAGAGAAGAAAACTCCACCTTCCTATAGGAGTAACTGACAACCGCATTCATAACCCTTCACTGACAGCTCCCAAGCCTCTGGACAAAGGATGCTGATATTTGTACAAGTAAAAAGGCTCCTATGTAGTAATAAATATAGCAGTAAATGTATTTTACCTCTCCTGGTCATGATGCAGTGAACAGTGGGATCAGGAAGTGTTGGGACCATAGAGATTACATCAATGAACAGAAAGTTACAAAAATAAGGAAACACTCATTTGTGGTTTATCACCCAAAACATGAAGAAGTCCTAAGATTGTGATAGCTCTTGGTTTAATAAAAGTCACCAATGTAATAGAACAAAAGTACCCACTACAAGAGCTTTTTTGCATTAATGGTGAATAGAAAGTCAAGTAGGCAGACAGAGCTAGCCAGGCAAGTAGAAACCACTACAATAAAGCAAACACTGACCTcatttttagcttctttggaaGTAAATCAGTTTAAATGTCATGAACTACCACAATTTCTCTAAACTATTATGCATTTAAGTAATGACTACTTGCCATTATTCAGTCTGTTTTTGATTTGTTGGATCCTTGGGCATATAAACAGAAATCATTCCTCCATATATTAGTTATTTAGAAAAgccaaatattttaattcattgcTTTCACATGGCTGTTAACaatgtacatatttgaaattcATACTGGCCCAAAACATTAAAGTGCTATAACTACTTTGCTTTGGTGATGATGAAAATCATACAGAAAAAGTTCTATTCCTGTTGTGACATGATGTACAAGCTCATATAGATACTCTGAGTAAACCGAAGATACTGACTTGAATGGACGCCTTTCCTCCCTGAGGGCAGGATGGGAAGGCTGGGGCATCGCTCAAGCACTACAGGGGAATATCCCACAAGTAGCGGCTCCTTCCTCCCGAGTGGTGCCGAGCAAGCCTTTTGTGTCTTCCAGTCATTTTTATGAACTGACATCTTCCTCACCGGCTTCCCCTAAAGACACACATAACTTGTTCCTGTGTCATGACTAGCTCATACTCTCTGAGCTATCACACAAAGGCAACAAACAGAATCAATCAATGGATCACCCAAAGCCGGTAGATTCCCCACTCACTTTCCAAAAGCCAGGAGATGAGCTGTGACCAAAGAACAAACCATTAGGTGATAAAAGTAACTCTAAAGGCAGGGATG
It encodes:
- the Hivep1 gene encoding zinc finger protein 40, giving the protein MPRTKQIHPRNLRDKIEEAQKELNGAEVSKKEVLEVGVKGASESLKGVKRKKIVAENHLKKIPKSPLRNPLQTKHKQNLEEPSFSVLPSASGSHKKHNCVPARQERQLTKQNGETLGMTAKASESGDSVSPKKATSPHHRSELRRWRSEGSDPARLSGLDGQRDSNSSSSKTRTDNSECSSLCCSTTPPSYTSTAFDVLLKAMEPELSTLSQKGSSCAIKTEKLRPNKTVRSPSKLKNSSLDAPNAPSPELVAESQSPCTSHPAHVASTQKSEQVAPQGASHLYSPHDHLVPKLSQQNQQLPGHLGLTGSLTNLHTHESTKLEPVYNIAMPPAIGLTSPSTRTQVTPPHQQMDSVSPLSVSPAVSTQSPPGPIYSSTHVASVVSQSVEQMCSLLLRDQKPKKQGKYICEYCNRACAKPSVLLKHIRSHTGERPYPCVTCGFSFKTKSNLYKHKKSHAHTIKLGLVLQPEAGGLFLSQECPKALSVHSDIEDSGESDEEGPGDGRQSDPRVRALQPVQAMKAVSNPEALPKATPSNSDHVVSGFSSQDRPSESQALTELPKVVVHPVSVPPLKTDSPQVASPKPELPSAQSQRDRHVASILSHSGAVSSLETDEACPQKGDGIQSEGKPDPHSGTAHAQLQRQQATDDPQEQQGKLLLSPRSLGSTDSGYFSRSESADQAVSPPTPFARTFATMDPDPAKSSGPPGPRISAPAPALASAEKSSVVTGQMRPPLATKTLEERISKLISDNEALVDDKQLDSVKPRRTSLSRRGSIDSPKSYIFKDSFQFDLKPMGRRTSSSSDIPKSPFTPTEKSKQLFLLSVPSLDCLPITRSNSMPTTGYSAIPANIIPPPPPLRGSQSFDDKIGNFYDDVFVSGPNPSMPPSGHHRPLVRQAAVEDSTASENHLGSGQSLDESCQGCPASGESGPVQSKAAQTPHPEKKKSHQGRGTMFECETCRNRYRKLENFENHKKFYCSELHGPKTKAAVREAEHGPAPGGAQPQVLHYRVAAPTGVWEQTPQIRKRRKMKSVGDDEDLQPRESGRSPESADTLQLQPVPGSAPSPSKHAPATAGEQAQRGIQLVARVPEQALHLKQCPVVEQQLNSAAQDKMEVKRQGGGISVIQHTNSLSRPSSFDKLEPLEGGITFSLQELGRAGMPGALKVIGMSPEEGHAPRDAALSHTLRGEPRESARKTPSERYVLGQPLRLVRQHNIQVPEILVTEEPDRDLEVQRHDEEKLETFTWPQRSETLSKLPTEKLPPKKKRLRLAEVEHSSAESSFESTLSRSLSRESSLSRASSFSASLDVEDISKVELSPKIDLPSKAEFLLIPLGSNTLSVPGSPREMRRAASEQSSCGPTLMDISDFRSKSFDCGSIAPSHAAPARVESQPSNSPSTAGGPGHVPLLERRRGPLTRQISLSIAPDSHLAPGSTPALQTIVLPSGNAMPFQAPRLPDLASADCPAHTVHSQTLAKDLQTEMSSSSSTDIFPPQQLFGAHLLNKTNIPLSHQTTPLPLPVSAQGGTPGTPPTTARVSSTGEGSFAPKYQLQCQAFTSGQACSASPSRPLPNHVPPDQTGAAPHPASVVLSAKAADAMSKACPLPLLEHGLPNEEVQTPLPSFVLPVSQQRSVPVYCFATVTSLPQILVTQDLSNTPVCQTNQNIVPVSEEQSTMPKSQNCLQNALPTPEKDLASKTVLPEMGQSAPVSESSLMVQKMSVGRLSPQQESSASSKRMLSPANSLDIAMEKHQKRAKDENGEVCSTNLRPLELPSSRASESHKQKKPVLVRQLCTTEPLEGAAAEQDTCSASGRSSENANLTQVLPADNLLSRPSTFAVTDHVNELQEFKNTKLSTSLTPPVGNSPAPLESACVLPLKSIDNNQEKGSPGVKHEEDKVIQGQRQPPVPELSLVSSSDTQQPSFPSLKTATSFTWCYLLRQKALPVAQNGQRTSAYTGWTVSSSNPNPLGLPTKVALSLLNSKQKTGKSLYCQAITTHSKSDLVVYSSKWKNNLSKRALGNQKATLVEFSNKDDSEINSEQDKENSLIKSEPRRIKIFDGGYKSNEDYVYVRGRGRGKYICEECGIRCKKPSMLKKHIRTHTDVRPYHCTSCNFSFKTKGNLTKHMKSKAHSKKCVDLGISVGLLDEQDTEESDEKQRFGCERSGYDLEESDGPDEDDNDNEEDDDDSQAESGLSAAPSVTASPQHLPSRSGLQDPGSVEEDLRVSSCFSGVHTDPMDILPRALLTKMTVLSTVQTDPNGTDLPAKARPSTGQEHELAPPVDTPGSPEVTVRSPGHQMSVHYSESDVLRSPAAGNTAASIQDSSSAGLPPAVAQLNPQPAARISPSVSPHPDSQELPKQQITLQPPPGLPSPQTHLFSHLPLHSQQQSRTPYNMVPVGGIHVVPAGLTYSTFVPIQAGPMQLTIPAVSVIHRTMGTSGDTITQVSGAPNRPTGVAELSSVVPCIPIGQIHVPGLQNLSPPALQSLTSLGMETVNIVGLANATVGPPVHPPGLALNAVGLQVLANAPAQSSPAPQTHIPGLQILNIALPTLIPSVGPVAVGTTGTPETEASNSKAVELQMPAGQGHQGHSTAEPPQRSPEGPQETPQTVPGPSADHARPEGSTKTDTKKGASASHVAPGRSSAQAQPTPTPEALQKVATSGPPSLPTDRLASRPPVPHRQPIVHFSDVSSDDDEDRLVIAT